A part of Larkinella insperata genomic DNA contains:
- a CDS encoding KpsF/GutQ family sugar-phosphate isomerase: protein MLAESEAIRQTIDCIDEQFEQIVDTILQTTGRVIVTGIGKSAIIGQKIVATLNSTGTPAIFMHAADAIHGDLGMIQVSDVVVCISKSGNTPEIKVLVPLLKRTGVKLIAMASQTNSYLCQQADFVLKAYAATEADPLNLVPTTSTTVALALGDALAVSLLNARGFTSQDFARFHPGGSLGKKLYLKVSDIYPHHEIPTVSPQATMREVILEMTSKRLGATAVADENGQLTGIITDGDLRRMLNRFDTLQLERLCASDIMTPSPLCIHPDDYATHALEIMQNRSITQLIVAVENQIKGFIHLHDLLKEGLV from the coding sequence TTGCTTGCAGAATCGGAAGCGATCCGGCAAACCATTGACTGTATCGATGAACAATTTGAACAAATTGTCGACACCATTCTGCAAACCACCGGACGGGTCATTGTTACCGGTATTGGAAAGAGTGCAATAATCGGGCAGAAAATTGTCGCCACCCTCAATTCAACTGGCACTCCCGCCATTTTTATGCATGCCGCCGACGCCATTCACGGTGATCTGGGCATGATTCAGGTCAGCGACGTGGTCGTCTGCATTTCAAAAAGCGGGAATACACCCGAAATTAAAGTGCTCGTGCCCCTCCTGAAGCGTACCGGCGTCAAACTCATTGCAATGGCTTCCCAAACCAACTCGTACCTGTGCCAGCAGGCCGATTTTGTTTTGAAAGCGTATGCCGCCACCGAAGCCGACCCGCTCAACCTGGTTCCTACTACCAGCACTACCGTTGCCCTGGCCCTCGGCGATGCGCTGGCGGTTAGCCTGCTCAACGCCCGGGGATTTACCAGTCAGGATTTTGCCCGATTTCACCCCGGTGGTTCACTGGGTAAGAAGTTGTACCTAAAAGTTAGTGATATTTATCCACATCACGAAATTCCAACGGTTTCTCCTCAGGCCACCATGCGCGAAGTCATTCTGGAAATGACGTCCAAACGGCTGGGCGCTACGGCGGTTGCCGATGAAAATGGCCAGCTCACGGGCATTATTACGGACGGCGATTTACGGCGGATGCTCAACCGGTTTGACACCCTGCAACTCGAACGGCTCTGTGCGTCGGACATCATGACCCCCTCGCCCCTGTGCATTCATCCCGATGACTATGCCACTCACGCCCTCGAAATCATGCAGAACCGTAGCATCACCCAACTAATCGTTGCGGTCGAGAACCAGATCAAAGGTTTTATTCACCTGCACGATCTGCTGAAAGAAGGATTGGTGTAG
- the recQ gene encoding DNA helicase RecQ encodes MTTQLDPSVQVSLKEKLKEIFGFSQFRGDQEAIIHNILAGINSFVIMPTGAGKSLCYQLPAIASEGTAIVISPLIALMKNQVDQMNAFGINAQFLNSTLSKAEMNKVKKDTLNGTLKLLYIAPESLTKEENLDFLKKANISFVAIDEAHCISEWGHDFRPEYRKIRGIIDNIGNLPVIALTATATPKVQQDIQKNLQMEDAHIYKTSFNRKNLYYEIRPKTDAKKQLIRYVKNNKGKSGIIYCLSRKTVEEISELLNVNDIKALPYHAGLDAQTRMANQDAFLNEDVDVVVATIAFGMGIDKPDVRFVIHYDAPKSLEGYYQETGRAGRDGLEGNCLMFYSYDDIVKLEKFNKDKSVTERDNAKHLLMEMVSYANLGVCRRRQLLSYFGEYQEKDCGFCDNCTKSTDKFKAQDEIVLALQAVLQTDQRFDTAHLSDVLTATENQYVTSYEHHNLPVYGKGKEFNESVDFWCSLIRQITIYGFLDKDVDNYGVLKLSQKGQNYIEDPYPVTLSKDHNYEVDEEKAEDEDKETTTSSGGAYDEALLGLLKALRKKIAKEKNLPPYVIFQDPSIEEMATTYPTTREEMAQINGVGMGKVVKFGKPFIDLIAKYVEENDIETAKDVVVKSMVNKSKVKIFIIQQIDRKVDLEEISEAKGLTMEDLIEEIEHICYSGTRLNLDYYINQIMDSDRQADIYDYFMRAETDNIGVAMREFAGEDFSEEEVRLMRIKFLSEVAN; translated from the coding sequence ATGACGACGCAGCTAGACCCATCAGTACAGGTATCTCTAAAAGAAAAACTCAAAGAGATATTTGGATTCAGTCAATTCCGGGGCGACCAGGAAGCCATTATCCACAATATTCTGGCGGGTATTAATTCATTTGTAATTATGCCCACGGGAGCTGGCAAGTCCCTGTGTTACCAACTTCCGGCCATTGCTTCGGAAGGAACGGCCATTGTTATTTCGCCCCTGATTGCCCTGATGAAAAACCAGGTCGATCAGATGAACGCTTTTGGTATCAATGCCCAGTTTCTGAACTCGACGCTGAGCAAGGCGGAGATGAACAAGGTCAAAAAAGATACCCTGAACGGTACACTCAAACTGCTTTACATTGCCCCCGAATCGCTGACGAAGGAAGAAAACCTGGATTTTCTCAAGAAAGCCAATATTTCGTTTGTCGCCATCGACGAAGCGCACTGTATTTCGGAATGGGGGCACGATTTCCGCCCTGAATACCGCAAAATCCGGGGTATTATTGACAACATCGGTAATCTGCCGGTTATTGCCTTAACGGCCACCGCCACTCCTAAAGTACAGCAGGACATCCAGAAAAACCTGCAAATGGAGGATGCTCACATCTACAAAACGTCATTCAATCGAAAGAACTTATACTACGAAATCCGCCCGAAGACGGATGCTAAAAAGCAGCTGATTCGGTACGTCAAAAACAACAAGGGAAAGTCGGGAATCATCTATTGCCTAAGCCGCAAGACGGTTGAAGAAATCTCGGAGTTACTGAATGTTAACGATATCAAGGCGTTGCCGTACCACGCCGGACTGGATGCGCAGACACGCATGGCTAATCAGGACGCGTTTTTGAACGAAGACGTGGATGTGGTCGTAGCAACCATCGCCTTTGGGATGGGGATCGATAAGCCGGACGTGCGGTTTGTGATTCACTACGACGCCCCCAAATCACTGGAAGGTTATTACCAGGAAACCGGCCGGGCGGGCCGCGACGGGCTGGAAGGAAACTGCCTGATGTTTTACAGCTACGACGATATTGTCAAGCTGGAAAAATTCAACAAGGACAAATCCGTTACCGAGCGCGACAACGCCAAACATCTGCTGATGGAAATGGTGTCGTATGCCAACCTGGGCGTTTGCCGCCGGCGGCAACTGCTGAGCTACTTTGGTGAGTATCAGGAAAAAGACTGCGGATTCTGCGACAATTGCACGAAGTCAACGGACAAGTTCAAGGCGCAGGATGAAATTGTGCTGGCGCTTCAGGCCGTGCTGCAAACCGATCAGCGGTTCGACACCGCCCACCTGTCGGATGTTCTGACGGCAACCGAAAATCAGTACGTCACCAGTTACGAGCACCACAACTTGCCGGTTTACGGGAAAGGAAAAGAGTTTAACGAAAGCGTTGATTTCTGGTGCTCACTGATCCGGCAGATCACAATCTACGGTTTTCTGGATAAGGACGTCGATAATTACGGCGTTCTGAAACTCTCGCAGAAGGGGCAGAACTACATCGAAGATCCGTATCCGGTTACCTTGTCGAAAGATCACAACTACGAGGTTGACGAGGAAAAAGCCGAAGACGAGGACAAAGAAACCACGACCTCATCCGGGGGCGCTTATGACGAAGCCCTGTTGGGTCTGCTGAAAGCCCTGCGTAAAAAGATTGCCAAGGAGAAAAACCTGCCTCCGTACGTTATTTTCCAGGACCCGTCCATCGAAGAAATGGCCACCACCTACCCGACAACCCGGGAAGAAATGGCCCAGATCAACGGGGTTGGTATGGGAAAAGTCGTTAAGTTTGGCAAACCGTTTATCGACCTTATCGCCAAATACGTCGAAGAAAACGACATCGAGACCGCCAAAGACGTGGTGGTGAAATCGATGGTCAACAAATCGAAGGTCAAGATTTTCATCATCCAGCAAATTGACCGGAAGGTGGATCTGGAGGAAATTTCGGAGGCAAAAGGGTTGACGATGGAAGATCTAATCGAGGAAATTGAGCACATCTGTTATTCCGGCACGCGCCTGAACCTCGATTATTACATCAACCAGATCATGGACAGCGATCGGCAGGCGGACATTTACGATTACTTCATGCGGGCCGAAACCGACAACATCGGCGTTGCCATGCGGGAGTTTGCGGGCGAAGATTTCTCAGAAGAAGAAGTGCGGTTAATGCGGATTAAGTTTTTATCAGAAGTAGCTAATTAA
- a CDS encoding (Fe-S)-binding protein — MNTETNYRVPTMAELAANGEVPEVLFWVGCAGSFDDRYKKVTIAFVKILNHVGIKFAVLGTEETCTGDPARRAGNEFLFQMQAMANIQVLDGYGIKKIVTACPHCFNTLKNEYPELGGTYEVLHHSQFLQQLINEGKVTLKGGGDFKGRRITYHDSCYLGRANKIYEAPREVLQALDADLVEMKRSRTKGLCCGAGGGQYFKEPEPGRKDVNVERTEEALATGADTIAVACPFCMTMMIDGIKNKDREDSVKVYDLAELVAKTQSL, encoded by the coding sequence ATGAATACCGAAACGAATTACCGTGTGCCGACGATGGCCGAACTGGCCGCTAACGGCGAAGTCCCGGAGGTGCTCTTCTGGGTGGGCTGCGCCGGCTCGTTCGATGATCGCTATAAAAAAGTAACCATTGCTTTTGTTAAAATATTAAACCACGTCGGCATCAAATTCGCCGTTCTGGGAACGGAGGAAACCTGTACGGGCGACCCGGCCCGCCGGGCCGGAAACGAATTCCTGTTTCAGATGCAGGCGATGGCGAACATTCAGGTGCTGGACGGATACGGCATCAAAAAGATCGTAACGGCTTGTCCGCACTGTTTTAATACGCTCAAAAACGAATATCCGGAGCTGGGCGGTACCTACGAAGTACTGCACCATTCGCAGTTTCTGCAACAACTGATCAACGAAGGAAAAGTGACCCTGAAAGGGGGGGGGGACTTCAAGGGGCGCCGGATTACGTACCACGATTCGTGTTATTTGGGGCGCGCCAACAAAATTTACGAAGCACCGCGCGAGGTGCTGCAGGCACTGGACGCCGATCTGGTTGAGATGAAACGCTCCCGGACCAAAGGGCTCTGCTGCGGAGCCGGGGGAGGGCAGTATTTCAAAGAACCGGAACCGGGCCGGAAGGATGTCAACGTCGAACGAACCGAAGAAGCGCTTGCTACCGGTGCCGACACCATTGCCGTGGCCTGTCCGTTTTGCATGACCATGATGATCGACGGGATTAAAAACAAAGACCGGGAAGATTCGGTCAAAGTCTACGACCTGGCGGAACTCGTTGCCAAAACGCAGAGTTTGTAG
- the mnmD gene encoding tRNA (5-methylaminomethyl-2-thiouridine)(34)-methyltransferase MnmD yields MGNIEKKTESRVVLTADGSSSVYNSEFDQHYHSIFGALQESQRVFIQLGLEAALERFTEISVFEMGFGTGLNALLTMLEAVKSERAVKYTAVEAFPIPLEEARQLNFDELLASHYLNALHEAPWNRPLAITPFFQLLKCEGRLQDFRTEERFNLVYYDAFAPEAQPELWTPEIFEHLATLMHPGGLLTTYCSKGYVKRNLQAAGFLVEKHPGPARKREVLRAVRQ; encoded by the coding sequence ATGGGGAATATTGAAAAGAAAACAGAATCACGCGTGGTTTTGACCGCCGACGGTTCTAGTTCGGTTTATAATTCTGAATTTGACCAGCATTATCACTCCATTTTTGGCGCTTTGCAGGAATCGCAACGGGTTTTTATCCAGTTGGGCCTGGAAGCCGCTCTGGAGCGTTTCACCGAAATCAGCGTTTTTGAGATGGGTTTTGGTACGGGCCTGAATGCCTTGCTGACGATGCTGGAAGCCGTAAAAAGTGAGCGAGCGGTTAAATATACAGCCGTGGAAGCCTTCCCGATTCCGTTGGAAGAAGCCCGTCAGCTCAATTTTGATGAACTATTGGCAAGTCATTACCTGAATGCCCTGCACGAAGCGCCCTGGAACCGGCCCTTGGCCATTACGCCGTTCTTTCAGCTTCTAAAGTGCGAAGGTCGTTTGCAGGATTTTCGGACGGAAGAGCGGTTCAATCTGGTTTATTATGACGCATTTGCACCGGAAGCGCAACCGGAACTCTGGACACCGGAAATTTTTGAGCACCTCGCCACGCTGATGCACCCAGGCGGTTTGCTTACCACCTACTGCTCCAAGGGCTACGTCAAGCGGAACCTGCAAGCCGCCGGTTTTTTGGTAGAAAAACACCCCGGCCCAGCCCGAAAACGGGAGGTTTTGCGGGCCGTCAGGCAGTGA
- a CDS encoding DUF4293 domain-containing protein: MLQRIQTIFLFLIAVSMGVLLGFPIWDKTGLSSAETARLTALQLVYTKGISSQITPVYYLAIMAVAVAIIALFTIFKYRNRLLQMGLCAINAILLTAIMGFVLYLTLYKGKDFFNPDDQGNFGIGFYAIVAALICNMLANRFIRRDEKLVQESNRLR, encoded by the coding sequence ATGCTTCAACGCATTCAAACCATATTCCTGTTCCTGATTGCCGTGTCCATGGGCGTGTTGCTCGGTTTCCCGATCTGGGATAAAACCGGCCTGAGTTCCGCCGAAACGGCTCGTCTGACGGCTTTGCAACTGGTTTATACCAAAGGAATCTCCTCGCAAATTACGCCGGTTTATTACCTCGCAATTATGGCGGTCGCCGTGGCAATCATCGCATTGTTCACCATTTTCAAGTACCGAAACCGGCTGTTGCAAATGGGCCTGTGCGCCATTAATGCCATTCTCCTAACGGCTATCATGGGTTTTGTCCTATATCTGACGCTCTACAAAGGCAAAGATTTTTTCAATCCGGACGATCAGGGCAACTTTGGAATTGGTTTTTATGCCATCGTTGCCGCCCTGATTTGCAATATGCTGGCCAACCGCTTCATCCGCCGGGACGAGAAACTGGTTCAGGAATCGAACCGCCTGCGCTAA
- a CDS encoding GAF domain-containing protein — MAETLILPETANRREIYESLLPQLQALTDGEPDLTANLANISAALKEAFGFFWVGFYLRKDEQLVLGPFQGPIACTRINFGKGVCGASYARKETILVPDVEQFPGHIACSSLSKSEVVVPVFDRNGEVAMVLDVDSDQLNDFSEVDGQHLEKVAVLITSLLP; from the coding sequence ATGGCTGAAACGCTGATTCTTCCCGAGACGGCCAACCGGCGGGAAATCTACGAAAGTTTGTTGCCGCAGCTTCAGGCGCTGACCGACGGTGAGCCGGATCTGACGGCTAATCTGGCCAACATTTCGGCGGCACTGAAAGAAGCCTTTGGCTTTTTCTGGGTCGGGTTTTACCTCCGAAAAGACGAGCAACTGGTGTTGGGGCCGTTTCAGGGACCCATTGCCTGCACCCGCATCAATTTTGGGAAAGGAGTCTGCGGAGCCAGTTACGCCCGAAAAGAAACCATTTTGGTGCCGGATGTCGAGCAGTTTCCCGGTCACATTGCCTGTAGTTCCCTGTCGAAGTCGGAAGTCGTCGTTCCCGTTTTTGACCGAAACGGCGAGGTAGCTATGGTACTGGACGTCGACAGCGACCAACTGAATGATTTTAGCGAAGTGGATGGGCAGCACCTGGAAAAGGTAGCCGTGCTGATTACCTCGTTGTTGCCATAA
- a CDS encoding carboxylesterase/lipase family protein: MKNLLILTVSALLVARLVDAQSSKSTAAPQVKTANGMVEGVTESSGIRAFKGIPFAQPPMGELRWKEPQPVKNWQGVRKTVKFGPRAMQRPIFGDMGFRSDGMSEDCLYLNVWTPAKSGKEKLPVLVYFYGGGFMAGDGSEGRYDGESMATKGMVALTVNYRLGVFGFMAHPELTKESPHRSSGNYAYLDMAAALRWVQQNIAAFGGDPKRVTIAGESAGSIAVSGLMASPVSKGLIAGAIGESGSLLGGLPPVPLTAGEESGLAFAKAVGGNSLADLRAIPAEQLLEATGKPGAPRFSATVDGYFFPKAPLDIYTAGEQAHVPLLVGWNSEEMNARAILGQEKPTPENYANAVRKLYGDRAEEVLKLYPGSTEEQVLESATALAGDRFLAYSTWKWADLQSKTGGGKPVYRYYYSRPRPAMVPEMGNAAPGLAGGVVKSTDANAVKIPPARGAVHSAEIEYAMGNLSKNKVYAWTPEDHKVSEVMQNFFANFVKTANPNGAGLPNWPAINSGNSVQYMQIDVNTRLETEKDRARYLFLDPYYTKQ, from the coding sequence ATGAAAAACCTTTTAATCCTGACAGTATCCGCTCTTTTAGTCGCTCGTCTGGTGGATGCGCAATCGAGTAAGTCCACGGCGGCTCCGCAGGTGAAAACCGCCAACGGTATGGTGGAGGGCGTCACCGAATCCAGCGGAATCCGCGCTTTCAAAGGGATTCCGTTTGCGCAGCCGCCGATGGGCGAGTTGCGGTGGAAAGAACCCCAGCCCGTCAAAAACTGGCAGGGCGTTCGGAAAACGGTCAAATTCGGTCCCCGGGCGATGCAGCGGCCCATTTTTGGCGACATGGGTTTCCGCTCGGACGGCATGAGTGAAGATTGCCTTTACCTGAACGTCTGGACGCCCGCGAAGTCGGGAAAGGAGAAACTACCGGTTCTGGTGTATTTCTACGGCGGTGGATTTATGGCCGGTGACGGTTCGGAAGGCCGTTACGACGGCGAAAGCATGGCAACCAAGGGCATGGTAGCCCTGACGGTCAACTACCGGCTTGGGGTGTTTGGTTTTATGGCTCATCCGGAGTTGACGAAAGAGTCGCCCCACCGTTCGTCGGGCAATTATGCGTACCTCGACATGGCGGCTGCGCTGCGCTGGGTTCAGCAAAACATTGCGGCTTTTGGCGGTGATCCCAAACGGGTTACCATTGCCGGGGAGTCGGCGGGTTCGATTGCGGTGAGTGGTCTGATGGCGTCGCCCGTGTCGAAAGGGTTGATTGCCGGGGCGATTGGTGAAAGCGGTTCGCTGCTGGGTGGGCTGCCACCGGTGCCGTTGACGGCGGGCGAAGAGAGCGGTCTGGCGTTTGCCAAAGCCGTTGGGGGCAATTCGCTGGCGGATTTACGGGCCATACCGGCCGAACAGCTACTCGAAGCCACCGGCAAACCCGGTGCGCCCCGGTTTAGCGCAACCGTAGACGGGTATTTTTTCCCGAAGGCACCGCTCGACATTTATACGGCGGGAGAACAGGCCCACGTACCGCTGCTGGTCGGCTGGAATTCGGAAGAAATGAATGCGCGCGCCATTCTGGGCCAGGAGAAACCCACGCCGGAAAACTACGCCAACGCGGTCCGGAAACTCTACGGCGACCGGGCGGAGGAGGTGCTGAAGTTGTATCCGGGTTCAACGGAGGAGCAGGTGCTGGAGTCGGCGACGGCTCTGGCCGGTGATCGTTTTCTGGCCTACAGTACCTGGAAATGGGCGGATTTGCAGAGCAAAACGGGGGGCGGGAAACCCGTCTACCGGTATTATTATTCGCGTCCGCGTCCGGCGATGGTGCCTGAGATGGGCAATGCCGCACCCGGTCTGGCCGGTGGGGTAGTGAAATCAACGGATGCCAATGCGGTAAAAATTCCACCCGCCCGGGGCGCGGTGCACTCGGCAGAAATTGAGTACGCCATGGGCAATCTTTCAAAGAATAAGGTTTATGCCTGGACGCCCGAGGACCACAAGGTCTCGGAGGTGATGCAGAACTTTTTTGCGAATTTCGTCAAAACCGCGAATCCGAACGGGGCTGGGTTGCCCAACTGGCCCGCCATCAACAGCGGCAACAGCGTGCAGTACATGCAGATTGATGTTAACACGCGGCTGGAAACCGAAAAGGACCGGGCGCGGTATCTGTTCCTGGACCCGTACTACACGAAGCAATAA
- a CDS encoding alpha/beta hydrolase produces MFPIRLELTTPDDDRPVFVSGSFCQWQPDAEQFKLHKTAPGQYSIELPGELAVEEPPEYKYTRGGWDSVELSAAGESVPNRVFQSPSGVQQDSVPHWRWNGLPFNPDFLPRTDLVSHAFSLPQLDTTRRVQVLLPYDYEATQNRYPVLYLNDGQNLFGEGSPFGNWNIDQKLAVLAHRQHHRILVVSIDHGEEERIAEYLPYNSELAQGRGRAYLDFVVHTLKPHIDATYRTRPERTATGMGGSSMGGLISVYAGLLHPTVFGQLMVFSPALWTTPKVYADSLRFYAPEPTRVYLYGGEQESRFMVPAMERLQKSLLRRKGHETLEIELSIDPDGEHNESRWSREFPRAVEWLFF; encoded by the coding sequence ATGTTCCCAATTCGACTCGAACTAACGACCCCCGACGACGACCGGCCCGTGTTCGTCTCCGGTAGCTTTTGCCAGTGGCAGCCGGATGCCGAACAATTTAAGTTGCACAAAACGGCGCCCGGGCAGTATTCCATTGAGCTTCCGGGCGAATTAGCGGTTGAAGAACCGCCCGAATACAAATACACGCGGGGCGGCTGGGATTCGGTCGAGTTGAGTGCGGCCGGAGAAAGTGTACCCAACCGAGTGTTTCAGTCGCCGTCCGGCGTTCAGCAGGATTCCGTTCCGCACTGGCGGTGGAACGGCTTGCCCTTCAACCCGGATTTTCTGCCCAGAACGGATCTGGTGAGCCATGCCTTCAGCTTGCCCCAATTGGATACGACCCGTCGGGTTCAGGTGCTGCTGCCGTACGACTACGAGGCTACCCAAAACCGCTATCCGGTTTTATACCTGAACGACGGGCAAAATCTATTTGGCGAAGGATCGCCGTTTGGCAACTGGAATATCGACCAGAAACTGGCGGTGCTGGCCCACCGGCAGCACCACCGCATTCTTGTTGTTTCCATTGACCACGGCGAAGAAGAGCGCATTGCCGAATACCTGCCGTATAATTCCGAACTGGCTCAGGGACGGGGCCGCGCGTACCTCGACTTTGTTGTTCACACCTTGAAACCGCATATTGACGCCACTTACCGCACCCGGCCCGAGCGCACCGCCACCGGCATGGGGGGTAGTTCGATGGGCGGTTTGATCAGCGTGTATGCCGGTTTGCTCCACCCGACGGTGTTTGGACAGCTTATGGTATTTTCGCCCGCGCTCTGGACCACGCCGAAAGTCTACGCCGATAGTCTGCGGTTTTACGCCCCGGAGCCGACGCGCGTGTACCTGTACGGCGGAGAACAGGAGTCGCGGTTTATGGTCCCGGCGATGGAGCGCCTGCAAAAATCGCTGCTGCGGAGAAAGGGGCACGAAACGCTGGAAATTGAACTTTCTATCGACCCGGACGGTGAACACAATGAAAGCCGCTGGAGCCGGGAATTTCCGAGGGCGGTGGAGTGGTTGTTTTTCTGA
- a CDS encoding (Fe-S)-binding protein: MSILQQILFLAALAAAAWFLTRRINLIRRAIQLGKAEDRTDRPGERLNIMLRVAFGQKKMMTNVTVGLMHFVIYVGFIIVNIEVLEIILDGILGTHRLFAPYLGGVYPFLINTFEILALGVWVVCVVFLIRRYGTKVARFQPERHREMGRWPRTDATLILVFEILLMTAFLCWNASDTVLRQRAVGHYGELSGLKPFVISQFLTPLFTGWSDTALVIGERLTWWFHILGILFFAVYLTYSKHLHIVLAFPNTYFSNLAPKGEMKNMPEITKEVQLMLGVAQADPAETPAEPGRFGAKDVRDLTWKNLMDAYSCTECGRCTAACPANITGKKLSPRKIMMDTRDRLEDIQRGWQTNGPDFDDGKTLLGDYITAEEINACTTCQACVQECPVNINPLEIIVQLRRYKIMEEAQAPASWNAMFSNVENNMAPWKFSPGDRFNWAEQVNQ; the protein is encoded by the coding sequence ATGTCAATTCTTCAACAAATTTTATTTCTGGCGGCCCTGGCAGCAGCGGCCTGGTTCCTGACGCGACGCATCAACCTAATCCGGCGCGCCATCCAGCTGGGAAAAGCGGAAGACCGCACCGACCGGCCCGGCGAGCGGCTGAACATCATGCTTCGTGTGGCGTTCGGGCAGAAAAAAATGATGACCAACGTAACCGTCGGGCTGATGCACTTCGTGATTTATGTCGGCTTTATCATCGTCAACATTGAGGTGCTGGAAATTATACTGGACGGTATTCTGGGCACCCACCGGCTGTTTGCGCCCTACCTCGGCGGGGTCTATCCGTTCCTCATCAACACGTTTGAAATCCTGGCGTTGGGTGTCTGGGTGGTTTGTGTGGTGTTTCTGATCCGACGGTACGGAACGAAAGTGGCGCGTTTTCAGCCGGAGCGCCACCGCGAAATGGGGCGTTGGCCCCGCACCGATGCCACGCTGATCCTGGTCTTTGAAATTCTGCTGATGACGGCTTTTCTGTGCTGGAACGCATCGGATACCGTCCTGCGACAACGGGCTGTTGGCCATTACGGCGAATTGTCGGGCTTGAAGCCGTTTGTAATCAGCCAGTTTTTGACACCGTTGTTTACGGGCTGGAGCGATACGGCGCTGGTGATCGGAGAGCGGCTGACCTGGTGGTTCCACATTCTGGGTATTCTGTTCTTTGCCGTTTACCTGACCTATTCGAAGCACCTGCACATCGTTCTGGCATTCCCCAATACGTATTTTTCGAATCTGGCTCCCAAAGGCGAGATGAAAAACATGCCGGAAATTACGAAAGAAGTGCAGCTGATGCTGGGCGTTGCGCAGGCGGATCCGGCCGAAACTCCGGCCGAGCCGGGTCGCTTCGGGGCCAAAGATGTACGGGACCTGACCTGGAAAAACCTGATGGACGCCTATAGCTGTACCGAATGCGGACGCTGTACGGCGGCTTGCCCGGCCAACATAACCGGCAAAAAACTTTCTCCGCGGAAAATCATGATGGACACCCGCGACCGGCTTGAAGACATCCAGCGGGGCTGGCAAACAAACGGCCCGGACTTTGACGACGGCAAGACCCTGCTGGGTGACTACATCACCGCCGAGGAAATCAACGCCTGTACCACCTGCCAGGCGTGTGTGCAGGAGTGCCCCGTCAACATCAACCCGCTGGAAATTATCGTGCAGCTCCGGCGGTATAAAATCATGGAAGAGGCTCAGGCCCCGGCTTCCTGGAATGCCATGTTCAGCAACGTCGAAAACAACATGGCTCCGTGGAAATTTTCGCCCGGCGACCGCTTCAACTGGGCTGAGCAGGTGAATCAATAG